AGGAAGAGCTGCGTGAAGCGGTGCGTGGAGCGCTCCTGGCCCGCACCCTGCCCATCCCCGCAGTCTACGATGCCGTCTGGGATACCCGCAGCAACCTGCTCACCTTCACCAGTCTCAGTCCCAAGGTGACGGAGCTTTTTGAAGGTTTGTTCAAGCAGACCTTCAAGGGTCTGCGCCTGGTTGCCCTGCATCCCATGGCGCGGGCGGCCCAGGTTATCCCCGAAGCTTTGCGGCCCGCCCTGCAGCAGGCCAATCGGGCCACCACCGAGGCCGTGCTGGAGCAGATCCAGCAGAACGCCTGGCTGGGGAGCGACTTTCTGCGCTGGCTGCTCTATCAGACCCTGGAAAGCCCTTCAACCTATCAGGTCAATCAGCCCGGGCCGGCCGCCGGGGGTGAACCCTTCGTCGCCACCCTCAACGACCGCCTGGTGCTTCTCGGCGGTGCGGAAGGCGGTCTGCAGAAGATTACCGTGGCCGGACCCCAGGATCATTTCGGCGAAGTGCGTGCCGCCCTGCAGCATGACAAGCAGATCATCGAAGCCAACCTCACCATGGAGAAACAGGAACACGCCTGGAAGATGACCTTCAAGGCTGGGCTCTTTCACTTTGCCGGTTACAAGGCGCCGGCGGTCAAGCTGGAAAAAGATGCCATTACCAATGCCGACAGCGAAAAAGAGGCGCTTTTCTATGAGCGCATGTTTGTGTTGGAAGAGGGCCTGCAACTCTTCGACAGCCTGCTGGCCACCTTTCTGGAACGGCGGCTGGGGGATTGGGCCGTAATTGAAAAAGATATCAGCGAGTGGCTGGAGCAAGCCTAGAAGGGCTGAACTGAGGTGAGTTGCTGGTCGAAGGGGGAGCTATGGGAGAGTACGAACCGGGAGGGAAGCTGGAAAGGCGCCGCAAACGAGACTTTGTCTGGCGAGCGGCCCGTTGGCTGGCCGTGGCGGGGTGGGCTGCCATGGTGGCGGCGGTGCTGTTGCTGGCGCAGGCCAAGCCGCCGACCGAGACTTTTTTCGACCGTTACTTCGGGGTTCCCCTGCGTTCCTGGTGGGATACCTCGTTGACCCCCTATATTTTGTACTTCATGATTCTTGGTCTGGCGGTCAGCCTGGCCGGACTGCTTTTCAATTTCCTGCGCAGCCGCCGTCGGGATGACGAATTCCTGGTGTCACTGGTCCTGCTGGCCGGTTTTTCGGTGCTGGGACTTATTCTCTATCTGCGTTATTTTTAAGCACTTACTGTCCGCCGAGCCCGAAGCGCTGCTGAACCTCGGGGGGGGCCTCCTCGAAGCGGGAGAACTCCATGGTGAAGGTGCCCCGGCCTTTGGTGGCGCTGCGCAGTTCCGTCATGTAGCCGAACATCTCGGCCAGGGGTACCTGGGCGTCCACCACTTCGACGTCGCCGCGGGAGCTCATGCCTTCGATGCGGCCCCGCTTCTGCTGCAGGGTACCGAAAACCTTGCCCGCATATTCGGAAGGGACGGTCAGTTCCAGGCCCATAAGGGGTTCCAGTAGCATGACGCCCGCCTCGCGACCGGCCAGCGCCAGCCCTTTCTGGGCGGCGGCCTGCAGACCCAGCGGCGTGGTCAGGTTAGGGATGTAGGGGGTTTCCACGACGACAATTTCCAGGTCGGTGAGGGGATAGCCCGTACGGAGACCGGCGGCACAGCTCTGTTTCAGGCTGTCCTGTAGCAGGTGGCGCAGTTCCCCCGGTAGAGGCCAGCTTTCCTCCGCCGGCAGCGTAAAGCGCAGCCCGGCGCCGCGTTCCAGCGGCTGTAGCCGCAGGTGAATCTCCCCCCGTTGCAGCTTGCCGTCCACTTCCCGTTCGAAGATTTCCCGCCGTTCTATGCCTTTCTTCAGCGTCTCCCGGTAGACCACCTGGGGGCGTCCGGTCTTGACCTGTACCCCGAAATCGCGCTTGAGCCGTTCCGTCAGCACCTCCAGGTGGAGTTCCCCCATGCCGGTGAGGATGGTTTGCCCGGTTTCGGCGTCCTCGCGCACACGGAAGGTGGGGTCTTCCCATTGCAGTTTGGCCAGGCTGGGGAAGAGCTTCTCCCGGTCCTCCAGCCCATGGGGTTCCACCGCCAGGGAGACGACCGGTTCGGGGATGGTCAGGCCGGCCAGCAACAGGGGATGGGCCGGGTCGCACAGGGTGTCGCCGGTGAGGGCGTCCTTCAGACCGGTGGCCGCGACGATATCTCCGGCCTGGGCGATGTCCAGGCGTTCGCGTTTGTGGGCGTGCATACGAAAGAGGCGGGCGATCTTCTCGGTGCTGTGACGACTGCTGTTGAACAGGGTGTCGCCCGGTTTCAGCGTGCCGGCGTAGAGTCGCAGATAGGTGAGTTTGCGTCCTTCATCGGCGAGAACCTTGAAAGCCAGCGCGCAGAGTGGGGCCTGGGGATCGCAGGCGACCATGCTGGAATCCTCGGGGTTTTCAGGATGATGCGCCAATGCCGGAGGGGCTTCGAGGGGGGAGGGGAGGAACTGCCCCACGGCGTCGAGCAGCGGCTGGATGCCTTTGTTGCGCAGGGCGCTGCCGAGAAAGACCGGAAAAAGGCGGCCGCTCAGGGTGCCCTGGCGCAGGGCGCTCGTGAGGCGCTCGGCCGTGATGGGCTGACCATCGAGAAAATCGGCCAGGATGGCATCGTCGAAATCGGCGGCAGCCTCGACGATCTTTTCCCGCGCCGCCGCCACCTCGGTGGTCAGCTCGGCGGGGACGGGCGCCTCCTCGACGGTGCGCCCCTGATCCTCCTCCGGGAAGGTCAAAAGCCGGTCGCTCAGAATATCGATGACCCCGTGAAATTTCGTTTCAAAACCAAGGGGGAGTTGCATCAGCACGGTCCTGGCGGCCAGCTGTTTCTCCATCTGCGCCAGCACCTGCCGGTAGTCGGCGCCGATGCGGTCCATCTTGTTGATAAGACAGATACGAGGGACGTTATAGCGGTTGGCCTGTCGCCACACCGATTCACTTTGGGGCTGCACCCCCTCGACGGCGCTGAAAATGGTCAGGGCGCCATCCAGCGCCCGCAGGGAACGCTCGACTTCGATGGTGAAGTCGATATGGCCGGGCGTGTCGATGAGGTTGATCCAGAGGTCTTTCCAGTGGCAGGTGGTGCTGGTGGCGGTGATGGTGATGCCGCGCTCCTGCTCCTGATCCATCCAGTCCATGCTGGCGGCGCCCTCATGGACTTCGCCCATCTTGTGGATTTCACCGGTGTAGAAGAGAATGCGTTCCGACACCGTGGTCTTGCCGGCGTCGATATGGGAGATGATGCCGAGGTTGCGTATTGAGGATAATTTCGGTGTGTTCATGATCCCCTCCCGTCGGCAGGCTCACCTCGATCAGCCGTTCAGGCCCTTGCGGATCTGATAGAGGTCCTCCATGTCCAGATTGTTCAGGTCGAAGTATTCCCGCTCCAATTCTTCCACATAGAAGCGGTCCAAGCCGCTGTTGTCGAGAAAATCCTCCCGCAGGGCCGCATCCCGGGTAGAGATGATGCCTGGCAGCAGGTTGTGCAGGTAGATAGCTTCTTTCTTGATGTTGACCACGACGTCCTGAAAAAGATCCCCCGGGATATCGTCCGTGATCAGTCCCTTGGCCTGCAGATCTTCGGCGATCTCGCCGCGCAGCGTTTCCTGCTCGGCCCGGGTGTTGTAGCGCGAGTAGAAGTTGCGGATGCGCTCCTTGACATGCGCCAGCAGGATGCCGTAAAGCCGCTCCTGGTCGGCGATGTCGGTCAGGCGTTGCTGCAGGGCTTTCACCGTCAGGCGCCCTTCCTCGATGGACGCCAGCCCTTCCTGCAGGCAGAGAATCTTTTTGCGCCCGAACTGCCCGAGATATTTGTTCTCCAGAATGCCCTTGAAGAAAAGCTCGGCGAACAGAGTCGAGTCCAACTCGGCGAAGGCCTTTTTGTCCCCCAGCAGGCTGCGGATGGCCGCTTCAGACAGGGTGACGTTCTCCATGAAGGAGAGTTCGTTGATGTTCGCCGAAGCGTTGTCGTAGCGGTCGAAGTAGGTGACGATATAGGAAAAGCTTTCGAGCAATGAGGTGTCCGCCCCGTCGCGGGTCTTTTCGTCGCAGGTCTTGCCCGTTTCCAGCAGAATCTGCTCGAAAGTGTGGTCGCGGTTTTCGCTGGCCTTTCTTTTGGCGTGCAGCAGGTTGATCATGTCCAGGGTGTCGATACTGGCGTCGATCTGCTGTTCCTGGAAAAAGATGCCCTCGAGAATCTGGCGGGTGGCGGAGATGTAGTCCTGTTCGTTGAGATCAACCAGCTTGTCGTGCTTGAGCATGCCGTCGAGGGTGTAGAAAAGGGCCTCGGGGATCTTGTTGCGGACCGACAGGGTTTTCAGCCGGGTCAGACGGGCATTCTCCAGGGTGCTGATGGTCCCCTTGCGATTGCAGTCGATGAGGATGTTGCGGTATTCGTCGACAATGCGCCGGTTGCCGGGGCTCTTGTACATGACGTCGATGCGGATGCGCTCCTGCTGGTAGCGGTCGATGCCCAGTTCGGCTGCCATCGCTTGCAGACGGTTGAATTCGGCATCGGGGATGGCACGATAGCGCTCATAGAGCGCCCGGAAGGCGTCATGGTAGATGCGGTGTTTCTTGTGAATCAGTTTGAGGAGGTAGAGGGTGCTGCGATGGCCGAGCAGGCCGAAAATTTCGTCGACGAGAAAGGCGTCATCCCCGGTGCCGACATGGTCGCTGCGTTTGAGCAGCTTGCCGAGCAGGCGCACGATGCCTTCCTGTTGCTCGCGCAGAGAACCGGAAACAGAGCCGCTGAGAAAAAAGAAATAATTGAGAACGGCATTGCCTTCAAAAAAGACGCGTTCGTAGCTCTGACTGCCTTCGGTGTGGCTGGTGAACTGGAGCAAACCATTCGCTTCGTTGGTGGCGCCGTAAAGGACCAGACGGTTGCGGATGTCGCCTTTGACCAGGTCGGCCATGGGCTGGTCGACGCCGAACATGTATTCGCAGAAAGAACCGCCGTTGCCCCGATGGGTGATGCGGGTGTCATCCAGTACAATCTCGTTCCCCGGCGAGAAAATGCGTAGAGCATCCGAGGTGTTCTCAAAGAAATAGGAGCGATAGGCCTGCCGGGAGGCGACCGTGGCAAAATATTCGATGCTGTCGTTGATGTGCCCGTGCAGCCGGATTTCCTGATGCATACCTGCCCCGATCCGAAAAGAATTCACATCATTAAAGCGCAATCAACGGGACGATGCAAGCCTGCTTCAGGGTAAAACGAGGTTGAGGCGCAGGCCGTCATAGGCGAATTCGGTTCCCGCCGGCAGTTGGACGCTGTCGCGGACGTGTTCGACATCGTGACTCAGGTGGGTGAGGAAGGTTCGCCTGGCGCCGAGATGTGCAGCAGCTTCAAGCGCCTGGGGAATATTGAAATGCGTGCCATGGGGACGAAAGCGAAGGGCGTCGATGACAAGGACTTCAATATCGGCCAGCAGTTCTTCCGTGGCCGCCGGTATGGCGTGGCAGTCGGTGAGGTAGGCCAGCGGGCCGAGGCGATAGCCCAGCGACTCACCTGAACCGTGGTGCAGCGGCAGTGGAGTGACGAGCTGGCCAAAGAGTTCAAAGGGGCCGTGTATTTCGCGGGGCAGCAACCGGGGCCGGTAGCCGGGCTCCGGATTGTCGTCAAAGATATAGCTGAAGGAGCGGTGCAGTCTTCCCAGGCAGGAAGGCGAACCATAGATGGGGATGGGTTCGCCGGACAGACTGTTAAAGGGACGCAGGTCGTCGATGCCGTTGACATGGTCAGCGTGCGTGTGGGTGAAGAGGACCGCATCGATCCGGCCGAGCCCTTCGCGCAGAACCTGCTGACGCAGGTCGGTGGCGGTGTCGATGAGGACATTCTTGTTGCCGTAGGAAAGCAGGGCGCTGCAGCGGGTACGCCTGTTGCGGGGGTCGTGGGACTGGCACACCTCACACCGACAGCCGGGAACGGGAACGCCGGAACTGGTTCCCGACCCGAGAATGGTGAAGGTGAGGTTGACCTGGCTCATGCCTTGAACTCACCCGTTTCGCTCTTAAGGTAGGCCATCTGCTCGGAGAGGGTTTCGACGACGGCATCCATTTCAGCCGTGCGGTCGGCGTTCTTTTCGGCAATGCGTCGGATATCGGCCACGGCTTCCACCACCTGCCGGCTGCGGCTGGTCTGCTCCCGCGTGGCCGCATCGATACGTTCGATCATGTCGCGGATGGTCTCCATGCCCGTGTTGATCTGCCGACTGCCCTTGGCCTGCTCCGAGGTGGCGTATTTGCCCTGCAGGGCGATTTCCTTCATGGCTTCGGAGGCCTTGACCAGCTGTTTGCTGCCGGTGGATTGCTGGTCGACGGCGGTGGCGATCTGGTGCAGCATGGACGAAATCTGATTGATCGAGTTGGTGATCTGATGGCTCCCTTTGGACTGCTCCTGGGTGGCCCGCACAATACCCCTGACCTGCTCCATGGCCTTGGAGGTACTGAGGCGGATTTTTTCCAGCGCTTCGCCGGTGGTACGGGAACGGCTCACTTCTTCGTGAACGCGCCGGCTGCCGGCCTGGATGGCTTGCACGGCCTCGGCTGTCCCCTGCTGCAGGCTGCTGATAATGCCGGCGATCTCCCGGGTGGAGACGGCGGTACGGTCGGCGAGTTCGCGGATCTCGTCCGCGACCACGGCAAAGCCTTTGCCATGCTCTCCAGCCTGGGCGGCGATGATGGCCGCGTTGAGGGCCAGCAGGCTGGTCTGGTCGGCAATCTCGTCGATGACCGTGAGAATGCGGCCGATAGCCTTGGACTGGCTTCCCAACTCTTCGATGGCTTCCCCGGCCCGGTCGACGGTCTGCCGTATGGCACCGATGCCATCGATGGTCGCGTCGACGGCTTCCTTGCCCCGCTGGGCGTCGAGGGTAGCCTCTTCGGCGAAGCGGCTGGTCTGCTCGGCGTTTTCGTCAATCTCCTTGATGGAGGCATCCAGCTGGGTGATGGACGATGCCGTTACTTCGGTGGAAGAAGACAGCATGTCGAGACTTTCGTTGATCTGCTGGTTGGAGACGGACATCTCATGGATGGACGAGGAGACCTCTTCCACGGTGGCAAAGAGGGTTTCCATCTGCGTGGCAATCTGCTCGATGGTCGCGCTCAGCTCCAGGGTAGCGGAAGAGCTGCCTTCGACGCCGTCCACCAGGCTGCCGGTACTTTCGGCGATGCCGGCGATGGAATCGTCGAAAGACTGGATGGCCCGGTGTGATTCGTCCAGGGCCTGTGCCTGGTTAGTGGCATCTTCGCGGACTTGCCGGCTGGACTGCTGGATCTTGAGCGTAGCGTCGGCCAGGCCGTTGGCCACCTCGCGGGTGCGGCGAACCATTTGGGCCAGCCGATCGACGAAATGGTTGAAGGATGTCGCCAGTTCGCCGACTTCGTCCTGACTGGTCACTTTCAGGTGGCGGGTGAGATCCCCTTCGCCTTCGGAAATCTCGCGCAGGCTCTTCACCAGGCGTCGCAAGGGACGGACGATATTGTTGGAAAGGCTTCTGCCGATGAGGGCGGCCAACAGGGCCGCTATGGCCAGAATGGAGAACAGAATGAAGTTGGTGCGAGACTTGGCCTCGAACATGGAAGAGCTGTCCAGCGCCATGATGACGCCCCGCTTGGCGCCGCCGAAGGTGTTGATGAAAAGGGCATGGGGGGTGCCGTCGATGGTGCGGTACCTGACCCTTTTAGGGATCACCTCCTGCTCGTCGAAGCGCTGCAGCTCCATTTCCGTCGGGGCAAAAATACGGGGATCGATCTCCTTGAGCCCGGTCAGGGTGGCGGAAAAAACGCCCCCTTCATCGAAAAAGGCCACTTCGGCGTCACTCAGGGAACTGATTTTGCGGGCGTAGTGGTCATCGAGAAAAACGACCCCGACCAGATGGCCGAGGGGCGCTCCCGCCAGCTGCACCGGGCCGGCTGCCACAATGGCCAGACGGTCGTCAAAGAGCTGAATGCCCGCCAGAGTCTCCCCTTCGAAGCTCCCCTTGATGACGGGGTGATCCTTGCGGTCGGCTGGCGCCTGGTCGACTTCGTTCCCCTGACGCAGGAGCAGCTGCCCCTCGGCGTCGAGCACTTCAACCAGGTCGAAGTCGAACCGCTCCAGGGACCCTTCCAGGGCAGTGACGAGCTGCTCCGTATTGCCGGAAAAACCGGCCGAATAGACGGCATTGACCATCAACGGGTTTTGCGCCAGCAGCCGGATGTAATTGGCTTTTTCTGCCTGGGAATAGGTCGTGCTGCGTTCCACGAAGCCAGAGACCACCTTGGCGCGGGATTGCATGTTCCTCTCAAGTTGCTGATTGTTGAGGCGGGCCGTAAAGGCCAGCGCCACCGCGACGGGAACAATGGCAAAAGCCAGCAGCGCCAGCAGAATTTTCCAGCGGAGATTCAGCGAAGAGAACATAGAGGCACCCCGGGCGAGGATTGGCAAGGCGGAAAAAACGACACCGGCAGTCGGTCAGACTGCCGGGTCATCTGAGGGTAGAAATTTAGCACTTTCGGGCTTGGCTGGCAACAATTAATCCAGCTAAGCTGTTGATTTGGCGCTGTAGTTGCGACCTGCAGGAGGTCGGGGCGACGACGGCCGAGTACCCCTTCCGATTTGTTGCATCGTTCAATTGGTGATAAGGACCTGCAGGACGACGGCATCGCCGCTGGGCAGAGCCATGGGGAAGCGCAGGCCGTAAGGTTCGGTCGGCGGCTCCTGCAGCTGACTGCCGGTCAGGATTTCGGGCGGATGGATATCCAGTGGCTGGCCCAACTGGGCCGCCTTGGCAGCGATATTGCCACAGACGATGTTGATGAATTCCATCACCGAATCGAGCAGAACCTCTGCGGGTTCGTTGTCGATCTCTTCTTCTTTGAGAATGGCCCGGGCCAGAATTTTCTGGACCTCTGTCGATACCGATAGGATATAGCGGCCGCTGGCGGCGCCGGAAAAGGCCATGGAAGCGACCACGTCGGCCTGGGGTATCTCGGTGTTTTCCAGACAGGCATCGGGACGCAGGGGGATATTGCCGACCCGCGAAAGCATCTTCAAGGAGAGGTCTGCCATGACCTCCAGCAGGGAGCGATGAGGCAGTGCGGCCGGGATGTCGACCGCATCGGCGGCGTAGGGCGCCTGATCTGCTTTGAAGGCCTCCAGATAGCCTTCCAGGTCTGTTTCTTTGAGGCCGCCGACACGGACCAGCGCCTCGCCCAGGTACAGATGGCCATTTTTCTGGCGGGTCAGGATCTGCTGCATCTGCTCGGGCGAAATCAGACCGAGTTTGAGCGCCATGTCGCCGAAACGCAGATCCTCCGCACGCTGGGCGTCATGAATCTTTTCCACCTGGGTTTCCGTGAGAAAACCCATGACCATGGCGATTTCACCGAATTTCAGATTGGTGGCTTCCTGCAGCTCGATGGCTTTAAGCAGGTTTTCGCGTGTAATGGCCCCTTTTTCCATGAGGAACTGGCCGAAAAATTTTACCGCCATTGTGAACTCCTTGGCTTGAGATGGCTATGTGGTGATGATCGACGTAGAGGATCAGAGGGCTTGCAGCACGCGCAGGACGCTCTCTTCGTCGAAAGGCTTGGATATGACCTCGCGTGCCCCCAGTTTAAGGGCCTCCTGGTATTTGTCGCCCACGCCACCCAGGGAGGTGACCATGACGACCTTATAGCCGCGGTTCATGGCCACCAGGGTTCGCAAAGCGGTGAGCCCATCCATGACGGGCATGTTCATATCCATGCAGATGATCTCGGGATTTTCGGTTTGACTCATGCGGATGGCTTCAGCACCGTTTTTGGCATGGCCGACCACCTGGAACGCACCCGAGCCGGTGATTATCTTTTCCAGCTGGCGGGCAACGGAAATGCTGTCATCCACAATCAAGACACGTTTCATTAGAAATACCTCCGTTGGCAGAGTATAGAAGAGGGATTGAAGAATAGTGGCAGAACCCTGAAAGCGCTAGATGCACAAATCGTGTAAATTTCCACCTTGAAAAACATAAAAAGAGATTAAGTAAAGAAGCAGTTGAAATCAAGCCCATTAAGCGGAAGGGCAGGTTTTCGTGTGAAAGATCGCGAAGGGAGCGTTGCCATGCGGGTGTGTCATGTTAAAAGTATAAGATACGTTCCTGTTTAATGGAGTGGCCCGCTAATGAATGAACATCTCCGTCGGGTACTTCTGGTCTACGGTCTGGCACTGCTGCTGGTACTCATTTATGTGCCCTGGTGCGGACCGTCACCTGTCGACGGTGAGGGAAAAGTCTGGCTGCAGTACCGTTTTCTGTGGGATCCTCCCCAGAGATCTGGCTGGCCGCTGAGGCTGGACGTCGGGCGAATGTTTCTGGAGTTTGTTTCCCTGACCGCCGTTATGGCCATCGGTGTGGTCTGGTTATGGGGGGATGAATAAAAAAAGGCAGGTCGATTCGACCTGCCTTTCCATATGGGCCGCGCCAAAAATCAACAGCAGCCGCTGCCGTTTTCGGGGAGTATGGTGAATCCTTCTCCCATGGCGTTTTTGACGTAGTCAACGGTGTGGCGCCGAGAAAGACTGCTGACTGATTCATCCATCAACACGTCGAGACCGTTGATCTTGCTGACTTCTTCATTGTCTTTAAGCTCATCCAGAGCCAGGCCCAGGCTGGGCCCGCCTCAGCCAAAGCCTTGAATGACGACCCGCAGCATCTTGCCGGGGTTCTCCTGGAGCACCTTCTCCAGAACTTCCTTAGCCGAATCGGTGATGTTAATCATCTCTTGCTCCTTGATGTTGGGGTTGCTACCGCCCCATGACTAATATGTCGCTCCTCTAATGTCAAATATGAATTATTTAATATTGGCCAGCTATCAGGCGCAGGGCTCTGTTCCGTAAAGTGCTCTGACCACGAAACCCTTGCCGGTGCGGTTGTTGATATAGTCGATGACCTGGGTCTCGGCAAAAGGTCTGGCCTCTTCATCCATCAACACATCCAGTCCGCCAACCTGGCTGACTTCTTCATTGTCTTTAAGCTCGTCCAGAGCCAAACCCAGGCGGGCTCCGCCTCAGCCAAAACCTTCGAAGGTCACGCGAAGATACTTGCCCGGATTGTTGTGCAGAATATCCACCAGCTGGGTTTGCGCCTTCTCGGTAATGGTCATGGATAACCTCCGCGAAGAGTTGTAAAGAAATATATATGGAAAAATATATAAAGAAAAAGGTGTTTGTCAAGAAAAAATATCGATAAAGCGGGAAGTTAGCTCGAAATATCCAGACGAATGAGCAAAGGGCTGCCGATAGAATTTCTCTGTGATTCAGCGGATGGCCGGAAGGTCAGGTCAGGAGGTCTGTTCCACTCGCAGTCCGGCTTCGATCTCCCGAGGGCCGGTGGTGTAGAGCGCATCGACGAAGGCGGTAAAGAAGCTGCCCGGTCCGCTGGTCGTGCGGGCGGCCAGGTCGCCGCAGAGACCGTAAAAAGCCGTGGCGGCGGCACTGGCCAGGAGCCGGTCGTCCTCTTCCACGGCACAGAAGGCGGCGGTGACCGCCGACAGACCACAGCCCAGGCCGGTGACCCGGGTCATGATAGGCTGGCCGTTGCTGACGCGAAAGGTGCGTTCGCCGTCGGTGATCAAATCCTTTTCGCCAGAGATGGAGAGGAGGCAGCCGGTTTGTCGGGCCAGGGTGCGGGCGGCTTCGGCCACTTCCGGTGAGAGGGCGAGGGAGGAATCGACCCCTTTGGTGCGCACCTCGGCGTCGGCGAGGGCAAAGATCTCGGAGGCGTTGCCGCGCAGGACGCTGACGGTGGCGTGATTGAGAATCCTTTTGACCGTATCGCTGCGCAGGGTGGTGGCGCCGGCGCCCACCGGGTCGAGGATGATCGGCAGGTGATGACGGTTGGCGGTTTCGGCGGCCAGCAGCATGGACTCGACCCAGGCATCATCCAGAGTGCCGATGTTGAGCACCAGGGCGCCGGCCAGGGCGGTCATCTCCTTGATCTCCTGGGGGCAATGGGCCATGACGGGCGAGGCCCCGAGAGCCAGCAGGATATTCGCCGACGAATTCATCACCACGAAGTTGGTGATGTTGTGAATAAGGGGGGCGTTTTTTTTCACCCGGTCGAGCCGGTCGATGGTGTATGCTTTCAGGTCCATGGTCTCGGGACTCCCTGCTGTTGTTCCCAATCGTAATGACGTGCCGACAGAAATTTACCATAAAACCACCGGAAAGATGAGGATGAATTGTACCCCCCTTGACACACTGCGCAACGTCTTCGGCTACAGCGCCTTTCGCCCTTACCAGCAGCCCATCATCGACGCCCTGATTGCCGGGGAGGATGCCTTCGTGCTCATGCCCACCGGCGGCGGCAAGTCCCTGTGTTATCAGATTCCAGCCCTGCATCGACCC
The sequence above is a segment of the Desulfuromonas sp. KJ2020 genome. Coding sequences within it:
- the rdgC gene encoding recombination-associated protein RdgC; its protein translation is MGILSNTVSVCQYQVLGEVPADNFFAWSGECLAANAFHPIEQTSEELSVGWVHLADPKEQDFSSDQVFRRDHYLIFSLRRDQRRVPAALMRAHLEQAQNDFLAAHPGLQRVGKQKKEELREAVRGALLARTLPIPAVYDAVWDTRSNLLTFTSLSPKVTELFEGLFKQTFKGLRLVALHPMARAAQVIPEALRPALQQANRATTEAVLEQIQQNAWLGSDFLRWLLYQTLESPSTYQVNQPGPAAGGEPFVATLNDRLVLLGGAEGGLQKITVAGPQDHFGEVRAALQHDKQIIEANLTMEKQEHAWKMTFKAGLFHFAGYKAPAVKLEKDAITNADSEKEALFYERMFVLEEGLQLFDSLLATFLERRLGDWAVIEKDISEWLEQA
- the fusA gene encoding elongation factor G, which codes for MNTPKLSSIRNLGIISHIDAGKTTVSERILFYTGEIHKMGEVHEGAASMDWMDQEQERGITITATSTTCHWKDLWINLIDTPGHIDFTIEVERSLRALDGALTIFSAVEGVQPQSESVWRQANRYNVPRICLINKMDRIGADYRQVLAQMEKQLAARTVLMQLPLGFETKFHGVIDILSDRLLTFPEEDQGRTVEEAPVPAELTTEVAAAREKIVEAAADFDDAILADFLDGQPITAERLTSALRQGTLSGRLFPVFLGSALRNKGIQPLLDAVGQFLPSPLEAPPALAHHPENPEDSSMVACDPQAPLCALAFKVLADEGRKLTYLRLYAGTLKPGDTLFNSSRHSTEKIARLFRMHAHKRERLDIAQAGDIVAATGLKDALTGDTLCDPAHPLLLAGLTIPEPVVSLAVEPHGLEDREKLFPSLAKLQWEDPTFRVREDAETGQTILTGMGELHLEVLTERLKRDFGVQVKTGRPQVVYRETLKKGIERREIFEREVDGKLQRGEIHLRLQPLERGAGLRFTLPAEESWPLPGELRHLLQDSLKQSCAAGLRTGYPLTDLEIVVVETPYIPNLTTPLGLQAAAQKGLALAGREAGVMLLEPLMGLELTVPSEYAGKVFGTLQQKRGRIEGMSSRGDVEVVDAQVPLAEMFGYMTELRSATKGRGTFTMEFSRFEEAPPEVQQRFGLGGQ
- a CDS encoding TIGR04442 family protein, coding for MHQEIRLHGHINDSIEYFATVASRQAYRSYFFENTSDALRIFSPGNEIVLDDTRITHRGNGGSFCEYMFGVDQPMADLVKGDIRNRLVLYGATNEANGLLQFTSHTEGSQSYERVFFEGNAVLNYFFFLSGSVSGSLREQQEGIVRLLGKLLKRSDHVGTGDDAFLVDEIFGLLGHRSTLYLLKLIHKKHRIYHDAFRALYERYRAIPDAEFNRLQAMAAELGIDRYQQERIRIDVMYKSPGNRRIVDEYRNILIDCNRKGTISTLENARLTRLKTLSVRNKIPEALFYTLDGMLKHDKLVDLNEQDYISATRQILEGIFFQEQQIDASIDTLDMINLLHAKRKASENRDHTFEQILLETGKTCDEKTRDGADTSLLESFSYIVTYFDRYDNASANINELSFMENVTLSEAAIRSLLGDKKAFAELDSTLFAELFFKGILENKYLGQFGRKKILCLQEGLASIEEGRLTVKALQQRLTDIADQERLYGILLAHVKERIRNFYSRYNTRAEQETLRGEIAEDLQAKGLITDDIPGDLFQDVVVNIKKEAIYLHNLLPGIISTRDAALREDFLDNSGLDRFYVEELEREYFDLNNLDMEDLYQIRKGLNG
- a CDS encoding GPMC system MBL fold metallohydrolase produces the protein MSQVNLTFTILGSGTSSGVPVPGCRCEVCQSHDPRNRRTRCSALLSYGNKNVLIDTATDLRQQVLREGLGRIDAVLFTHTHADHVNGIDDLRPFNSLSGEPIPIYGSPSCLGRLHRSFSYIFDDNPEPGYRPRLLPREIHGPFELFGQLVTPLPLHHGSGESLGYRLGPLAYLTDCHAIPAATEELLADIEVLVIDALRFRPHGTHFNIPQALEAAAHLGARRTFLTHLSHDVEHVRDSVQLPAGTEFAYDGLRLNLVLP
- a CDS encoding methyl-accepting chemotaxis protein → MFSSLNLRWKILLALLAFAIVPVAVALAFTARLNNQQLERNMQSRAKVVSGFVERSTTYSQAEKANYIRLLAQNPLMVNAVYSAGFSGNTEQLVTALEGSLERFDFDLVEVLDAEGQLLLRQGNEVDQAPADRKDHPVIKGSFEGETLAGIQLFDDRLAIVAAGPVQLAGAPLGHLVGVVFLDDHYARKISSLSDAEVAFFDEGGVFSATLTGLKEIDPRIFAPTEMELQRFDEQEVIPKRVRYRTIDGTPHALFINTFGGAKRGVIMALDSSSMFEAKSRTNFILFSILAIAALLAALIGRSLSNNIVRPLRRLVKSLREISEGEGDLTRHLKVTSQDEVGELATSFNHFVDRLAQMVRRTREVANGLADATLKIQQSSRQVREDATNQAQALDESHRAIQSFDDSIAGIAESTGSLVDGVEGSSSATLELSATIEQIATQMETLFATVEEVSSSIHEMSVSNQQINESLDMLSSSTEVTASSITQLDASIKEIDENAEQTSRFAEEATLDAQRGKEAVDATIDGIGAIRQTVDRAGEAIEELGSQSKAIGRILTVIDEIADQTSLLALNAAIIAAQAGEHGKGFAVVADEIRELADRTAVSTREIAGIISSLQQGTAEAVQAIQAGSRRVHEEVSRSRTTGEALEKIRLSTSKAMEQVRGIVRATQEQSKGSHQITNSINQISSMLHQIATAVDQQSTGSKQLVKASEAMKEIALQGKYATSEQAKGSRQINTGMETIRDMIERIDAATREQTSRSRQVVEAVADIRRIAEKNADRTAEMDAVVETLSEQMAYLKSETGEFKA
- a CDS encoding chemotaxis protein CheX; translation: MAVKFFGQFLMEKGAITRENLLKAIELQEATNLKFGEIAMVMGFLTETQVEKIHDAQRAEDLRFGDMALKLGLISPEQMQQILTRQKNGHLYLGEALVRVGGLKETDLEGYLEAFKADQAPYAADAVDIPAALPHRSLLEVMADLSLKMLSRVGNIPLRPDACLENTEIPQADVVASMAFSGAASGRYILSVSTEVQKILARAILKEEEIDNEPAEVLLDSVMEFINIVCGNIAAKAAQLGQPLDIHPPEILTGSQLQEPPTEPYGLRFPMALPSGDAVVLQVLITN
- a CDS encoding response regulator, which translates into the protein MKRVLIVDDSISVARQLEKIITGSGAFQVVGHAKNGAEAIRMSQTENPEIICMDMNMPVMDGLTALRTLVAMNRGYKVVMVTSLGGVGDKYQEALKLGAREVISKPFDEESVLRVLQAL